In Oryza brachyantha chromosome 1, ObraRS2, whole genome shotgun sequence, the following are encoded in one genomic region:
- the LOC102715435 gene encoding probable anion transporter 3, chloroplastic, with amino-acid sequence MAPPGQLLPLIRFLLPPSPPPSVSGRRRRPTPALCRALPPPAWLPHGRPPQAPPLPFALSRRLYRPPSLAPALPGASSGGGAEAQTRAVLAEFVTSERVKVAAMLGLALALCNADRVVMSVAIVPLSQAYGWTPSFAGVVQSSFLWGYLVSPIIGGTLVDYYGGKRVMAYGVALWSLATFLSPWAASRSLWLFLSTRVLLGMAEGVALPSMNNMVLRWFPQTERSSAVGIAMAGFQLGNTVGLLLSPIIMSRAGIFGPFVIFGLFGFLWVLVWISAISGTPGESAQISAHELDYITRGQKLVKTQAGGERLRKVPPFSKLLSKWPTWALISANAMHSWGYFVILSWMPVYFKTIYHVNLREAAWFSALPWVMMAVLGYVAGVVSDRLIQNGTSITLTRKIMQTIGFLGPGVALLGLNAAKSPIIASAWLTIAVGLKSFGHSGFLVNLQEIAPQYAGVLHGMSNTAGTFAAILGTVGAGFFVDRMGSFRGFLILTSLLYLSSTLFWNIFATGERVDFDGTG; translated from the exons ATGGCTCCTCCGGGCCAACTGCTCCCCTTGATCCGCTTTCTCCTGccgccttcccctcctccctcagtatccggccgccgccgccgccctacTCCGGCCCTCTGCCGGGCCCTACCTCCGCCTGCATGGCTGCCCCACGGCCGTCCGCCGCAGGCGCCTCCGCTTCCTTTTGCGCTGTCCCGGCGTTTGTACAGGCCCCCTTCTCTCGCTCCGGCGCTTCCTGGGGCTTCGTCTGGCGGCGGAGCCGAGGCACAGACGCGGGCGGTGTTGGCGGAGTTCGTGACGTCTGAGAGGGTGAAGGTGGCGGCGATGCTGGGGCTGGCGCTCGCGCTCTGCAACGCAGACCGCGTCGTCATGTCCGTCGCCATCGTGCCGCTCTCACAGGCGTACGGATGGACCCCGTccttcgccggcgtcgtgcAG TCATCCTTCCTTTGGGGTTATCTGGTATCGCCAATAATTGGTGGAACACTTGTCGACTACTATGGCGGAAAGCGAGTTATGGCTTATGGTGTGGCGCTTTGGTCGTTGGCTACATTCCTGTCCCCTTGGGCAGCTTCTCGCTCTCTTTGGTTGTTCCTCTCAACTAGAGTTCTGCTGGGTATGGCAGAAGGGGTGGCACTGCCAAGTATGAACAACATGGTGTTGAG GTGGTTTCCTCAGACAGAGCGATCAAGTGCTGTTGGGATTGCGATGGCTGGTTTTCAGCTTGGCAATACCGTTGGTCTACTTCTTTCCCCTATCATCATGTCACGAGCTGGAATTTTTGGACCATTTGTGATATTTGGATTatttggatttctatgggtaTTGGTGTGGATATCTGCTATATCAGGGACTCCGGGTGAAAGCGCACAAATATCAGCACATGAGCTAGATTATATAACCAGGGGTCAGAAATTGGTAAAAACTCAAGCTGGAGGCGAAAGACTACGAAAGGTCCCTCCTTTCAGCAAACTACTCTCCAAATGGCCAACATGGGCTTTAATTTCTGCAAATGCTATGCATAGTTGG GGTTATTTTGTCATCCTTTCATGGATGCCTGTGTATTTCAAAACA ATATATCATGTTAACCTGAGAGAAGCTGCATGGTTTAGTGCACTCCCCTGGGTCATGATGGCAGTTTTAGGCTATGTTGCGGGTGTTGTATCAGACAGGCTTATCCAAAATGGCACAAGCATCACTTTAACTCGAAAGATAATGCAG ACGATTGGCTTTTTGGGTCCTGGTGTGGCTCTTCTTGGACTAAATGCAGCAAAGAGTCCAATTATTGCTTCAGCTTGGCTTACTATTGCTGTAGGTCTGAAGTCCTTCGGTCACTCAGGTTTTCTAGTAAACCTCCAG GAGATTGCTCCACAATATGCTGGAGTGTTACATG GAATGTCAAATACAGCTGGAACATTTGCTGCCATTTTAGGAACTGTTGGAGCTGGTTTTTTTGTTGATCGCATGGGTTCTTTCCGtggatttttaatattaacatCTCTTCTATACTTAAGTAGCACACTGTTCTGGAATATATTTGCTACTGGAGAgcgtgttgattttgatggCACTGGCTAG
- the LOC102716752 gene encoding uncharacterized protein LOC102716752: MSSPAATGHKGETDQVDLKPVIKDEPGAGLITIAVTSQTFADAYFAIKPGVRLRRVMDLYCGKYSLDPRTVKFIDDEGRFVRPEQPAEEAGLEDGGSISLAIDQQGGAGAGAGICVD, translated from the coding sequence atgtcgtcgccggcggcgaccgggcatAAGGGCGAGACGGATCAAGTTGATCTGAAGCCAGTGATCAAGGATGAGCCGGGGGCTGGCCTGATCACCATCGCGGTGACGAGCCAGACCTTCGCCGACGCCTACTTCGCCATCAAGCCGGGCGTCAGGCTGCGGAGGGTGATGGACCTTTACTGCGGTAAGTACTCGCTCGATCCCAGGACCGTCAAGTTCATCGACGACGAAGGCCGCTTCGTCCGGCCCGAGCAGCCAGCCGAGGAAGCCGGGTTGGAGGACGGGGGCTCGATCTCGCTCGCGATCGACCAgcagggcggcgccggcgccggcgcgggcatCTGCGTGGACTAG